In Zunongwangia profunda SM-A87, the following proteins share a genomic window:
- a CDS encoding efflux RND transporter periplasmic adaptor subunit: MNTRSINILMLALTLSIFFGCKENPAAGEDASSETATTNTEEGENHGEEGDEEHGEEEGGMRSVHLSEMKFNSLGIKVDTLPKKALSGIVEANGQLEVPPQYEATVTAILGGNITSIKVIEGDKVNKGQVLAYLSHPNLTRMQSDYINAYSRMQFLEKEFERQKRLYEAEVGSGKSFQQTQSDYQSVQGEVRGYESQLRQLNLNASQVRDGELYEYIPVVSPIGGYIEKVLVQVGQYVDPQTSMFMVVDNEYVHADLMVFEKDIYKVKEGQKIAFTLESVPGSNLTGEIYSVGKQFEQNPKAVHVHAEIDNKEDFLIPGMYINGKIRTGEEAVPALPEEAIIEEEGNPYIFTAQKHQEDGETEWELKPVQVRTGINEDGWVEIKLLEPLPEGTLVAYNNAYYLVSEMQKSQTSHGH, encoded by the coding sequence ATGAATACAAGATCAATAAATATTCTAATGCTTGCCTTAACGCTCAGCATATTCTTTGGATGTAAAGAAAATCCTGCGGCAGGGGAAGATGCTTCCAGTGAAACTGCAACTACTAATACCGAAGAAGGTGAAAATCACGGTGAGGAAGGAGATGAAGAACACGGTGAAGAAGAAGGTGGGATGCGTTCGGTACATCTTTCAGAAATGAAATTCAATAGTCTGGGGATTAAAGTAGATACCTTGCCTAAAAAAGCTTTGTCGGGTATTGTGGAAGCCAATGGCCAGTTAGAAGTGCCGCCACAATATGAAGCTACCGTTACGGCAATTTTAGGCGGTAATATAACTTCTATAAAGGTTATTGAGGGGGATAAGGTAAATAAAGGTCAGGTGTTGGCTTATCTTTCTCACCCAAATTTAACCAGAATGCAGTCTGATTATATTAATGCATATAGTAGGATGCAATTTTTGGAAAAGGAATTTGAAAGACAGAAACGTTTATATGAAGCAGAGGTAGGATCTGGAAAATCTTTTCAACAAACCCAATCAGATTACCAGTCTGTACAAGGTGAAGTGCGGGGGTATGAATCACAGTTACGGCAGTTAAACCTAAATGCTTCCCAGGTTAGAGACGGTGAATTATATGAATATATTCCGGTAGTAAGCCCAATTGGAGGTTATATTGAAAAAGTACTGGTACAGGTAGGACAATATGTAGACCCTCAGACCAGTATGTTTATGGTAGTTGATAATGAATATGTGCATGCCGATCTAATGGTTTTTGAAAAAGATATTTATAAGGTGAAAGAAGGCCAAAAGATTGCGTTTACACTGGAATCGGTTCCAGGCAGTAATTTAACCGGGGAAATTTATTCAGTGGGGAAACAATTTGAACAAAACCCCAAAGCGGTACATGTGCATGCAGAAATCGATAATAAAGAAGATTTTCTAATTCCGGGGATGTATATAAACGGAAAAATCAGGACCGGTGAAGAAGCTGTTCCTGCCTTACCGGAAGAAGCAATAATTGAAGAAGAAGGAAATCCCTACATCTTTACGGCCCAAAAACACCAGGAAGATGGTGAAACCGAATGGGAATTGAAACCAGTGCAGGTTAGAACGGGAATAAATGAAGATGGTTGGGTTGAAATTAAACTGCTGGAGCCTCTGCCTGAAGGTACGTTGGTTGCCTATAATAATGCCTATTATCTGGTTTCTGAAATGCAGAAAAGCCAGACTTCCCATGGTCATTAA
- a CDS encoding CusA/CzcA family heavy metal efflux RND transporter: MINKIIAFSINNKFIIGLLTLALIGTGIWSMMTVNLGSVPDITNNQVQVITQSPNLATEDIEQFVTYPVELSMGNLPGVTEIRSVSRFGLSVVTIVFEDDMGIYKPRQLVQEKLNEVRDQIPEKFGSPAMGPITTGLGEIYQYTIKPQKEYDTVYSPTELRTIQDWIVKRQMTLVEGVVEVNSFGGSIKQYEIAINPEKLNALNVSISQVFDALQKNNVNTGGAYIEKNNMANFIRGEGLIRSLDDIKSIVIKNENGVPVTIGDAAEEVQFGSQVRYGAFTQDGREAVGGMVLMLKGANPNKVIANVQDRMETVEQSLPEGLSIEPFLDRSVLIERTTSTVTQNLLEGALIVIFALVILLGSLRGGLITATTIPLSLLFAFILMKQFNVWANLMSLGAIDFGIIIDGAVIIIEGTVYEIQKRMRSGKIKFNKAKMDEVAYDAGSTMMGSAFFGQIIILIVFAPILFLTGVEGKMFRPMAFTFGFAMIGAIFLCLTYVPMMSALFMKPIQNKKNWFGKFERWLEKVSDKIIGGIQKGYMPLLKGALRLKFIVLGSAVVSLIVAGFIFSRMGGEFVPQLDEGDIAMQALIRPGSGLSETIDVSTKIEDILLENFPEVETAVARIGVADIPTDPMPMDIADMFIVLEKDMDNWTSASSKEELIEKIKEKLNEELTGVNLVFSQPVELRFNELLTGVREDVAVKLYGEDLDLLAEKADKMAEIIQTIPGVGDVNPERTSGLPQMTVRFNRKKIAQYGLDIEKINDYISAAFAGGTAGVIFEGEKRFDMVIRFDEAHRQSIDDLRTLYIDLPDGTQVPIKEVADISYVPGPMQISRDNTFRRTYVGVNARGRDVESVVNDIQQKLDEELDLPPGYYITYGGEFENLQRAKGRLQIVVPIALFLIFVLLYFALQSFSQSIMIYIAIPLAAIGGIFALWLRDMPFSISAGVGFIVLFGVAVLNGLVLINRFNSLKEEGVTSIKDRIFTGTKERIRPIMLTATTDIFGFLPMAFSSSAGAEVQRPLATVVIGGMLTATLLTLVVLPVLYTFVEKRREKKEQNKLGSSNSRSLATILIIGLMLGGTFSVNAQSDEMSSENPIQDSLQTISLEEAKEMAIQNFPQLKAAQLEIESEEVLRKTAYDFGNTQIFTGKEEVGNGSDGIYTQIGVQQQGIDVFGIAPRLKLQKERVALAENALELNTLEVEREVSRAWASVYTSKKRYRVYKKMDSIFEDIERAARIRYETEATSKLEYLATSNQGNEVKIQLEQSYRDYLKSIQRLNLWFVSDTIYDVPDLPVETLDEPLNFLVESLENHPLLQVSEQRIDVAKAVTRERKSEFLPKFQGQYGRQEIAGQSGFFQYQIGIQIPLFFGPELGRTQEAQVNRQIAEQNFYQDKIELETAYKNMREDYIKWRNSWNYYRDEALPLAKEQQGGSVLAFKEGAIDYVTFLQNIRDAIRIEVNAWSAFNDYLDSRYQLEYYLKNSN; the protein is encoded by the coding sequence ATGATTAATAAGATAATCGCATTTTCCATTAATAATAAATTTATTATTGGACTACTTACCTTAGCGCTGATAGGGACGGGTATTTGGTCCATGATGACCGTCAACCTGGGATCGGTGCCAGATATTACTAACAACCAGGTTCAGGTGATCACCCAATCACCTAATCTTGCAACAGAAGATATTGAACAATTTGTAACCTATCCTGTAGAACTCTCAATGGGGAACCTGCCCGGGGTTACGGAAATACGATCTGTTTCCCGGTTTGGCCTTTCCGTGGTTACAATTGTTTTTGAGGACGATATGGGCATTTACAAACCCCGTCAACTGGTTCAGGAAAAACTGAACGAAGTCAGGGACCAAATACCTGAAAAATTTGGAAGTCCCGCTATGGGGCCCATTACTACAGGTTTGGGTGAGATTTATCAATATACGATAAAGCCCCAAAAAGAGTATGACACTGTTTATTCCCCTACGGAATTGCGTACCATCCAGGATTGGATCGTAAAGCGTCAAATGACCCTCGTCGAAGGTGTAGTAGAGGTAAATTCATTTGGGGGCTCTATAAAACAATATGAAATTGCCATTAATCCCGAAAAACTGAATGCGTTAAACGTTTCTATTTCCCAAGTCTTCGATGCCCTGCAAAAAAATAATGTTAATACAGGCGGTGCATATATAGAAAAAAATAATATGGCCAATTTTATCCGTGGTGAGGGTTTAATCAGGTCACTAGATGATATAAAATCTATTGTTATCAAGAATGAAAATGGAGTACCTGTAACAATTGGAGATGCAGCTGAAGAGGTCCAGTTTGGTAGCCAGGTACGCTATGGTGCTTTTACCCAGGACGGCCGTGAAGCTGTTGGCGGTATGGTGCTCATGTTGAAAGGTGCAAATCCTAATAAAGTAATTGCAAATGTTCAGGATCGTATGGAGACGGTAGAACAATCTTTGCCTGAAGGTTTATCAATAGAACCCTTCCTTGACAGAAGTGTTTTAATTGAAAGAACTACGAGTACCGTGACCCAGAATCTTCTGGAAGGTGCTTTAATCGTGATTTTTGCCCTGGTGATACTATTAGGTAGCTTAAGAGGTGGACTTATAACAGCGACTACCATTCCTTTATCACTTCTTTTTGCTTTTATATTAATGAAGCAATTTAATGTCTGGGCCAATCTAATGAGTTTGGGAGCTATTGACTTTGGAATTATTATAGACGGTGCTGTGATCATCATTGAGGGTACGGTATATGAAATACAAAAACGGATGCGTTCCGGCAAAATAAAATTTAATAAGGCTAAAATGGATGAAGTAGCCTATGATGCCGGAAGTACGATGATGGGTTCCGCCTTTTTTGGACAAATTATCATTCTTATCGTATTTGCGCCCATTCTTTTTCTAACGGGGGTAGAAGGGAAAATGTTTCGGCCAATGGCATTTACTTTTGGTTTTGCCATGATAGGTGCTATTTTCTTATGCCTTACCTATGTCCCTATGATGTCTGCTTTATTTATGAAACCAATTCAGAATAAAAAGAACTGGTTTGGAAAGTTTGAACGCTGGCTGGAAAAAGTTAGTGATAAAATTATTGGAGGGATTCAAAAAGGATACATGCCTTTATTAAAAGGAGCTTTAAGATTGAAGTTCATAGTATTGGGGTCTGCGGTTGTCTCACTTATAGTAGCCGGTTTTATCTTTTCCAGAATGGGAGGGGAATTTGTCCCTCAACTTGATGAAGGGGATATCGCCATGCAGGCGTTAATCAGGCCTGGAAGTGGGTTGAGTGAAACAATCGATGTTTCCACAAAAATAGAAGATATCCTTCTTGAGAATTTCCCGGAAGTAGAAACCGCCGTAGCGAGGATTGGGGTTGCCGATATCCCTACTGATCCAATGCCTATGGATATTGCCGATATGTTTATTGTATTAGAGAAGGATATGGATAATTGGACTTCGGCAAGTTCTAAAGAGGAATTGATAGAAAAGATCAAAGAGAAACTTAATGAAGAACTTACGGGAGTCAACCTGGTTTTTAGCCAGCCTGTAGAGCTTCGTTTTAATGAACTGCTTACCGGGGTCAGGGAAGATGTTGCGGTAAAATTATATGGCGAAGATTTAGACCTTCTTGCTGAAAAAGCTGATAAAATGGCTGAAATAATACAGACTATACCGGGCGTAGGAGATGTGAACCCTGAACGAACATCTGGTCTTCCACAAATGACGGTGCGGTTTAATCGTAAAAAAATTGCGCAATATGGATTGGACATTGAAAAGATTAACGATTATATAAGTGCAGCTTTTGCCGGAGGAACGGCCGGAGTGATCTTTGAAGGGGAAAAGCGGTTTGATATGGTAATACGTTTTGATGAGGCGCACCGCCAAAGCATTGATGATTTACGTACCCTCTATATAGATCTGCCGGATGGAACCCAGGTTCCGATTAAGGAAGTAGCTGATATTAGTTATGTACCGGGTCCTATGCAAATTTCCAGGGATAACACCTTTAGAAGAACCTATGTGGGAGTTAATGCCCGCGGGAGGGATGTGGAATCTGTGGTAAATGACATCCAGCAAAAATTGGATGAAGAGTTAGATTTACCTCCAGGATATTACATTACTTATGGTGGGGAGTTTGAAAACCTTCAAAGAGCAAAAGGGCGTTTACAAATAGTAGTGCCCATCGCTCTATTTCTGATATTCGTGCTTCTGTACTTTGCACTCCAATCTTTTTCCCAATCAATTATGATCTATATAGCCATTCCACTGGCGGCTATTGGAGGAATATTTGCTCTTTGGTTAAGAGATATGCCGTTTAGTATTTCAGCTGGTGTAGGCTTCATTGTATTGTTTGGGGTTGCCGTTTTAAACGGGCTGGTGCTTATTAACAGGTTTAATTCCTTAAAAGAAGAAGGGGTAACCAGTATAAAAGATAGAATTTTTACAGGAACCAAAGAACGAATACGTCCCATTATGTTAACAGCAACAACAGATATTTTTGGATTTCTGCCGATGGCTTTTTCATCGTCAGCAGGAGCTGAAGTACAACGACCCCTTGCTACGGTTGTTATTGGTGGCATGCTTACAGCTACCTTACTTACGCTGGTTGTTCTTCCTGTCCTTTATACATTTGTAGAGAAGAGACGAGAGAAAAAGGAACAGAACAAGCTTGGTTCTTCCAATTCACGATCTTTAGCCACAATTTTGATAATTGGCTTGATGTTAGGCGGAACCTTTTCCGTAAATGCACAATCTGATGAAATGTCATCGGAAAATCCAATACAGGATTCTTTACAAACTATTAGTTTGGAAGAGGCTAAAGAAATGGCAATCCAAAACTTTCCACAATTAAAAGCTGCCCAACTTGAAATTGAAAGTGAGGAAGTATTGCGTAAAACCGCCTATGATTTTGGGAATACCCAAATCTTTACAGGAAAAGAAGAGGTAGGAAATGGCTCTGATGGGATCTATACCCAAATTGGTGTTCAACAACAAGGCATAGATGTTTTTGGAATAGCTCCCCGTTTGAAATTACAGAAAGAAAGGGTGGCCCTTGCTGAAAATGCTTTAGAACTAAATACCTTAGAAGTGGAACGTGAAGTAAGCAGGGCCTGGGCTTCAGTTTATACAAGTAAAAAGAGGTATCGGGTATATAAGAAAATGGATTCAATTTTTGAAGACATTGAAAGAGCAGCACGAATCAGGTATGAAACAGAAGCTACCTCTAAACTGGAGTATCTTGCTACTTCAAATCAGGGGAATGAGGTTAAAATACAGCTGGAACAATCGTACCGAGATTACCTGAAATCAATACAGCGTTTAAACCTATGGTTCGTTAGTGACACAATCTATGATGTACCAGATTTGCCTGTTGAAACTTTAGACGAACCTTTAAACTTTCTGGTAGAGTCGCTTGAAAATCATCCGTTGCTGCAGGTTTCGGAACAAAGGATAGATGTTGCCAAAGCGGTTACCAGAGAACGAAAATCTGAATTTTTGCCCAAATTTCAGGGTCAGTACGGTAGGCAGGAAATAGCCGGGCAATCGGGTTTCTTCCAATATCAAATAGGAATTCAAATTCCGCTGTTTTTTGGGCCGGAATTAGGCCGTACACAGGAAGCACAAGTAAATAGACAGATTGCAGAGCAAAACTTTTATCAGGATAAAATCGAACTGGAAACCGCCTATAAAAATATGCGTGAAGACTACATCAAATGGAGAAACTCATGGAATTATTATAGGGATGAAGCACTTCCGCTGGCCAAAGAGCAACAAGGTGGATCAGTGCTGGCCTTTAAGGAAGGCGCTATCGATTATGTGACATTTCTCCAAAATATAAGAGATGCCATTAGAATCGAGGTAAATGCCTGGAGTGCTTTTAACGATTATCTCGACAGCCGCTACCAACTGGAATATTACCTTAAGAATTCAAATTAA
- a CDS encoding DUF6660 family protein, whose amino-acid sequence MKIIAVILSLYIFGLNLLACNDSDTSQVISDSEVTVVATQNLDIDYSHDKVADLCPPFCSCHCCHVHTVDFGSSNFKALIIEIPSKAFVHFDSSVEEPILSFLDPPKV is encoded by the coding sequence GTGAAAATTATCGCTGTCATATTATCTCTATATATATTCGGGCTTAACTTATTAGCCTGTAATGATAGTGACACTTCACAAGTGATTTCTGATTCAGAAGTAACAGTGGTTGCTACGCAGAATTTAGATATCGACTATTCACATGATAAAGTAGCAGATTTATGCCCTCCTTTTTGTAGTTGCCATTGCTGCCATGTGCATACAGTAGATTTCGGTTCTTCAAATTTCAAGGCTTTGATTATTGAAATTCCATCAAAAGCCTTTGTCCATTTTGACAGCTCAGTGGAAGAACCTATTCTTTCCTTTTTAGATCCTCCAAAAGTTTAA
- a CDS encoding tyrosine-type recombinase/integrase produces MASIKIVRRRNKQRKDGTAPLALRISENYKTNYKFLGQYLLEKDWDKVAGKAKRSHPNHKKLNNFLMKKLTEANDLYFDSKDDSITPKQAKQKLKGPGGSKSFFLIAAERVKSKYDRGTFSVAKSELSILYNIEEFLALKSSSPKKKVIADIQQRRKDRVSKSRKGEYSFMDGINHFKKSKTLKFRDIDQAFIEKYKTFCSVYLNQKTRTITNQLIFIRTLFNIAIKDGIVASKFYPFAGEKEKIRIGSGNKIGLTIKEIEKIESLEFESQSSIWHTHNVWLIAFYFAGIRISDVVKLKWSDFNDSRLYYIMNKNEKPLSLKIPDKANTILNYYKKNQAENNGYVFPFLKDTDPKNEEDIFRKTRNATKLFNKYLKRIASQCGINKNLSNHIARHSFGNIAGDKIHPLMLQKLYRHSDLKTTLNYQANFIHKDADDALDSVINF; encoded by the coding sequence ATGGCAAGCATCAAAATTGTTCGACGAAGAAATAAACAAAGGAAAGACGGGACTGCTCCACTAGCACTAAGAATAAGCGAAAATTATAAAACAAATTATAAGTTTCTGGGACAGTATTTACTTGAAAAAGACTGGGACAAAGTTGCTGGAAAAGCCAAAAGATCCCATCCAAATCACAAAAAGCTAAATAACTTCTTGATGAAGAAGTTAACAGAAGCCAATGACCTATATTTTGATTCTAAAGATGATAGCATCACGCCCAAACAAGCTAAACAAAAACTGAAAGGACCTGGAGGCTCTAAATCATTTTTTTTAATTGCTGCTGAACGTGTTAAAAGTAAATATGACCGTGGAACTTTCTCAGTAGCTAAATCTGAGCTTTCTATATTATATAACATTGAAGAGTTTTTAGCGCTTAAATCCTCCTCCCCCAAAAAGAAAGTGATTGCAGATATACAACAAAGAAGAAAGGATAGGGTTAGCAAGTCTCGTAAAGGTGAATATTCCTTTATGGACGGCATTAATCATTTTAAGAAAAGTAAAACCTTAAAATTCCGGGATATAGATCAAGCGTTTATAGAGAAATATAAAACTTTTTGTTCAGTTTATCTCAATCAGAAAACGCGCACTATTACAAATCAATTAATTTTTATAAGAACTCTTTTTAATATTGCCATTAAAGATGGAATTGTTGCTTCTAAATTTTATCCGTTTGCAGGAGAAAAAGAAAAAATACGGATTGGTTCTGGCAACAAAATCGGTCTTACGATTAAAGAAATTGAAAAAATAGAATCATTGGAATTTGAATCTCAATCATCAATCTGGCATACACACAATGTATGGTTAATTGCTTTTTACTTTGCTGGAATACGCATCTCTGATGTGGTAAAATTAAAATGGTCAGATTTTAATGATAGTAGGCTTTACTATATTATGAATAAAAATGAAAAGCCTTTAAGTCTTAAGATTCCGGATAAAGCCAATACCATATTAAATTATTACAAAAAGAACCAAGCAGAAAATAACGGATATGTTTTTCCTTTCTTAAAAGATACAGATCCTAAAAATGAGGAAGATATTTTTCGAAAAACAAGAAATGCAACAAAGTTGTTTAATAAGTACTTGAAACGAATTGCCAGCCAATGTGGTATTAACAAGAATTTATCAAATCATATTGCCCGGCACAGTTTTGGAAATATTGCTGGAGATAAAATTCATCCATTAATGCTACAAAAATTGTATCGACACAGTGACCTAAAAACCACACTAAATTACCAAGCCAATTTTATTCATAAAGATGCTGATGATGCCTTGGATAGTGTAATAAATTTTTAG
- a CDS encoding lipocalin-like domain-containing protein translates to MKELIPLVILLITSTISLSQKIKKDDLVGEWTFIELQNDSGEKVTEIKHEGLKKRTGFNGVEKVNRDNYVLNGDGTYQSSNPLNESVGTWYYDEKNNAIRLEFRIAPDDKYIEIAKKMKTIKKRKDGFYYQKPTTEKILYFSKDSIVMDDYVGYYRIYTRKK, encoded by the coding sequence ATGAAGGAACTAATTCCACTTGTAATACTACTAATTACATCGACAATCTCATTAAGTCAAAAAATCAAAAAAGATGATTTAGTTGGCGAATGGACTTTTATCGAGTTACAAAATGATTCAGGAGAAAAAGTTACGGAAATCAAACATGAGGGATTAAAAAAAAGAACTGGATTTAATGGTGTGGAAAAAGTAAATAGGGACAATTATGTTCTAAATGGTGATGGTACTTATCAAAGTTCTAATCCGTTAAACGAATCTGTTGGGACTTGGTACTATGACGAAAAGAATAATGCAATTCGACTGGAATTTAGAATAGCTCCAGATGATAAATACATCGAGATTGCTAAGAAAATGAAAACAATTAAGAAAAGAAAAGATGGATTTTATTATCAAAAACCTACGACGGAGAAAATTCTATATTTCAGTAAGGACTCAATAGTAATGGACGATTATGTTGGGTATTACAGAATCTACACGCGAAAAAAATAA
- a CDS encoding DNA-deoxyinosine glycosylase produces the protein MTRINSFKPLVDKKSEILILGTIPGEKSLEANCYYGNAKNHFWDIIYRTLKPNHDFYELVGAKPKTEKYKLLLDNGIGLWDIIESCERTGSSDSKIKNEVLNDLHSFFQRNMNIKTVLFNGGKAQKYFLKQYSINQFPDVDFQRLNSTSTLNPNNTFEILNEWKRKIKTLANN, from the coding sequence ATGACACGGATTAACTCTTTTAAACCTTTAGTGGACAAAAAATCAGAAATTCTAATATTAGGAACTATTCCTGGAGAAAAGTCTCTTGAGGCAAACTGCTACTATGGAAATGCTAAGAATCATTTTTGGGATATAATATACAGGACGCTTAAACCGAATCACGATTTCTACGAACTTGTTGGAGCAAAGCCAAAAACAGAAAAATACAAGTTATTACTTGACAATGGAATTGGATTATGGGATATTATCGAAAGTTGTGAAAGAACTGGTAGCAGCGATAGTAAAATTAAAAATGAAGTATTGAACGACCTTCATTCCTTCTTTCAAAGAAACATGAATATCAAAACCGTCTTATTTAACGGAGGAAAGGCACAGAAATATTTCCTTAAACAATATTCAATAAATCAATTTCCAGATGTTGATTTTCAAAGACTTAACTCTACAAGCACATTAAATCCCAACAATACTTTTGAAATTTTAAATGAATGGAAAAGAAAAATAAAAACGCTTGCCAATAACTAA
- a CDS encoding cyclodeaminase/cyclohydrolase family protein, whose amino-acid sequence MRINLLEITTDELLEKFGAGSHKPGSGSAAAFQGMLSAKLLVTVISLTIDIKRRSKYKEAYPTLVEMDTRIKERIFPELTRLFNEDAIQFGKTINAREERNREKDPFENHKLARLALKELKESIEIPLNIGKLCIELADIAKFVFDKGFQSARGDSQVALSGSVAGIAGCLSIIQLNFLSFGSDEYDWTSKKNEEAKKLKSEYTRVLKIADKKIETLENEVREKENFHNQIDTLLKKLKSKKELSDNDIEKAARDLQNTIWLNRKIVWPDNIPDHPIKALNPGKILQKALAYKFAAVDQIENPENLELSIAGIINQNERVVMVSKVFDQNIRNFTAAHELGHALLHKQNIMHRDRPIDGSKFDMRKNLQEYQADKFSSYFLMPENIIRKVFYEIFGTNKFIINDESVFNFSKNSESDLRSECKNLRGLALKLASTERYRNNSFISIADLFKVSATAMAIRLEELDLIEF is encoded by the coding sequence ATGCGGATCAACTTACTTGAAATAACCACAGATGAACTTTTGGAAAAATTTGGAGCAGGAAGTCATAAACCTGGTTCTGGAAGTGCAGCAGCGTTTCAAGGTATGTTATCAGCCAAATTATTAGTGACTGTTATAAGTTTAACTATTGATATCAAACGAAGGTCAAAATATAAAGAGGCATATCCTACGTTGGTGGAAATGGATACTAGAATAAAGGAAAGGATTTTTCCCGAATTAACAAGGCTTTTCAATGAGGATGCAATTCAATTCGGAAAAACAATAAATGCAAGAGAAGAACGAAACAGAGAAAAAGATCCGTTTGAAAACCATAAACTTGCTAGATTAGCATTAAAGGAATTAAAAGAATCAATAGAAATCCCGTTAAATATTGGTAAACTCTGCATTGAATTAGCAGATATAGCAAAATTTGTATTTGATAAAGGTTTTCAATCTGCTAGAGGTGATTCTCAAGTAGCATTAAGCGGATCTGTAGCAGGCATTGCAGGATGCTTATCAATTATACAACTAAATTTTCTTTCGTTCGGTAGTGATGAATATGATTGGACTTCTAAAAAAAATGAAGAAGCAAAAAAACTCAAAAGTGAATATACCAGAGTCTTAAAAATTGCTGACAAGAAAATTGAAACACTAGAAAATGAAGTAAGAGAAAAAGAAAACTTTCACAACCAGATTGATACTTTACTTAAGAAACTAAAGAGTAAAAAGGAATTATCAGACAATGATATTGAAAAAGCTGCTAGAGATTTACAAAATACGATTTGGCTTAATAGAAAAATAGTTTGGCCTGACAATATTCCCGATCATCCCATTAAAGCTTTAAACCCAGGTAAGATTTTGCAAAAAGCATTAGCATATAAGTTTGCGGCAGTAGATCAAATCGAAAATCCAGAAAATTTAGAATTAAGTATTGCGGGTATTATCAATCAAAATGAAAGGGTAGTTATGGTTTCTAAAGTCTTTGATCAAAATATCCGAAATTTTACTGCTGCTCACGAGTTAGGACACGCTCTATTACATAAACAAAATATTATGCATAGAGATAGACCCATTGATGGAAGTAAATTTGATATGAGAAAGAATTTACAAGAATATCAAGCGGATAAATTTTCTTCTTACTTTTTAATGCCAGAAAATATTATAAGAAAAGTATTTTACGAAATTTTCGGGACTAACAAATTTATAATTAATGATGAGTCTGTATTTAATTTTAGCAAGAACTCAGAATCAGATTTAAGAAGCGAGTGTAAGAATTTAAGAGGTTTAGCTTTAAAACTAGCTTCAACGGAAAGATATCGAAATAACAGTTTTATTTCGATAGCAGACTTATTTAAAGTTTCTGCTACTGCCATGGCAATAAGATTAGAGGAATTAGACCTTATAGAATTTTAA
- a CDS encoding 4-fold beta flower protein produces MTGLWKISGEFYGWISENGSFYNSNGRRSGTMNNNILYNHRGNYIGDLINENFIGYNQDRNFLQGPECYLNEEIYLEPLADREQIDVNGFRNPN; encoded by the coding sequence ATGACAGGACTTTGGAAAATCTCAGGAGAATTTTACGGATGGATATCTGAAAACGGTTCATTCTATAATTCAAACGGAAGAAGAAGTGGAACAATGAATAATAATATTTTATATAACCACAGGGGAAATTATATAGGTGATTTAATAAATGAAAATTTCATTGGTTACAACCAAGATAGAAACTTTTTACAAGGACCCGAATGTTATTTGAATGAAGAAATTTATTTAGAACCATTGGCAGATAGAGAACAAATTGATGTAAACGGATTCCGTAATCCCAATTAA